From Nymphaea colorata isolate Beijing-Zhang1983 chromosome 6, ASM883128v2, whole genome shotgun sequence, a single genomic window includes:
- the LOC116255466 gene encoding flavonoid 3'-monooxygenase-like, translating to MKWRHHQRWFLFFCLLSTRRKEFYRLRGSKKVRKVKVMAALDEGLWSWWWRTSNDRDAIARNVLTLLIPFLLLLLPWLLLSRRSARLPPGPPGWPLVGNLLSLKPNLHEHFTDLAGLYGPILRVYLGTKLAVVVSSPSLAEQVLKEQDRVFANRDPPAVAERITYGGVDIVWTPDGPTWRMLRRICVREMLGATVLDSLYHLRRREVRQIVADIYKKSGEPVNIGQQVFVAIVGTITSMMWGATGEEGEERRKLGARFRSLVGELTELLGRPNLGDAFPALAPLDLQGVNRDADKVLPYFDEIINSMMDKRSKMVDKGKDFLGYLLRVKEEEDEKTPLTMDQVKALQMDMVVGGTDTTSNTVEWAMAEMLQKPEILKKAQRELEEVVGIDGIVEESNVPKLHYLRAVVKETLRLHPVLPLLVPHCPSSSCNVGDYVIPKGTRVFVNVWAIHRDPACWDNPLEFDPERFLREPHWDFTGKDFRYLPFGSGRRICAGIAMAERMVGFCLASLVHSFNWRVAEGEKLDLEEKFGIVMKKAVPLLAVPEPRLHKPEQYI from the exons ATGAAATGGCGCCACCATCAAcgttggtttcttttcttttgtcttttgagCACACGAAGAAAGGAGTTCTATAGATTGAGAGGAAGCAAGAAGGTTCGAAAAGTAAAAGTAATGGCGGCACTCGACGAGGGGCTGTGGTCGTGGTGGTGGCGCACCAGCAATGACCGAGACGCTATTGCGAGAAACGTCCTCACTTTGCTCatccccttcctcctcctcctcctcccatgGCTGCTCCTCTCAAGAAGGTCCGCTCGCCTCCCTCCAGGGCCGCCCGGCTGGCCCCTCGTCGGCAACCTCCTCTCCCTGAAGCCCAACCTCCACGAACATTTCACCGACCTCGCAGGCCTCTACGGCCCCATCCTCAGGGTCTACCTCGGCACCAAGCTCGCCGTGGTCGTCAGCTCGCCCTCCCTGGCCGAGCAGGTGCTCAAGGAGCAGGACAGGGTCTTCGCCAACAGAGACCCACCTGCCGTCGCCGAGCGCATAACCTACGGCGGTGTGGACATTGTCTGGACTCCCGATGGGCCGACCTGGCGCATGCTACGGCGGATATGCGTCCGGGAAATGCTCGGCGCCACAGTCCTGGACTCGCTTTACCACCTGCGCCGGCGGGAGGTCCGGCAGATCGTGGCCGACATCTATAAAAAGTCCGGCGAGCCGGTGAATATAGGCCAGCAGGTGTTCGTGGCCATTGTCGGGACCATAACGAGTATGATGTGGGGAGCGACGGGTGAGGAAGGGGAGGAGAGGAGGAAGCTCGGCGCTCGTTTCAGGAGTTTGGTCGGTGAGCTGACGGAGCTTCTGGGGAGGCCTAACTTGGGGGATGCGTTTCCGGCGTTGGCGCCACTTGACCTTCAAGGTGTGAACAGAGATGCAGACAAGGTTCTTCCTTACTTTGATGAGATTATCAACTCCATGATGGATAAGAGATCGAAGATGGTGGATAAAGGGAAGGATTTCTTGGGTTATCTTCTCCGAGTgaaggaggaagaggatgagAAGACGCCTCTCACCATGGACCAAGTGAAGGCGTTACAGATG GACATGGTGGTAGGCGGAACGGACACAACATCCAACACAGTGGAATGGGCAATGGCGGAAATGCTGCAGAAACCAGAGATACTGAAGAAAGCGCAGAGAGAACTGGAGGAGGTGGTCGGAATCGACGGCATAGTAGAGGAGTCGAACGTGCCGAAGCTGCACTATCTCAGAGCCGTCGTAAAAGAGACTCTGCGCCTGCACCCGGTCCTGCCGTTGCTCGTGCCTCACTGTCCCAGCTCCTCCTGCAATGTAGGCGACTACGTCATCCCAAAGGGCACAAGGGTTTTCGTCAATGTCTGGGCCATTCACAGAGATCCTGCGTGCTGGGATAACCCGTTGGAGTTCGATCCCGAGAGGTTTCTGCGGGAACCTCACTGGGACTTCACCGGCAAAGATTTTCGTTATTTACCTTTTGGGTCGGGAAGGAGGATATGCGCCGGCATCGCCATGGCCGAGAGGATGGTCGGCTTCTGTTTAGCTTCTCTGGTACATTCCTTCAACTGGCGTGTGGCGGAGGGAGAGAAGCTCGACCTCGAAGAGAAGTTTGGGATTGTGATGAAGAAGGCTGTTCCGCTTCTTGCTGTTCCTGAACCAAGGTTGCACAAGCCAGAACAGTACATATGA